Genomic window (Alnus glutinosa chromosome 9, dhAlnGlut1.1, whole genome shotgun sequence):
CCATAGCACGTGTTCGAACTCTTTACTCACCTGTTTGAATGTTGTGGCTTTAACTGAGTTTTTTCATAAGCCGACTTGCACGAAATTCTGAGTTTTTCCTAGGGTCTATATAAGCGTCATTATACACGATTTTCATATGACCCTTTGGATGTTATTTTGTGCTCTTGGAGAGAACCTTAGATTTACTATGCCTTCATTCTTAAACCTTTCCTAGACTTTGTTTAAACCAcacaaatgaaaacaaacaacCTTTAGCCACTAGAGTTTCGGGTTGCAGAggaaatttgataaaaaaaagaaaagaaggatttGCCAGAGTTTTGGAGCTACCGCGGTAAGAAACAAACGAGTCGTTTGTTGGGTACAATTCATGTTTACTACAAAGGTTTAGTAAGTATAACTGATTATAATTTGAATCTTTTATGGTGGATAagtttcctgggtttggctgctgtTGGAGTGATTCtacttttgaagagttcttaAAAAAGTTTTTACTTCGTCACCAAAATTAATGTGTTTGATATCTTTactgttttatttgattttggtgATTGTGTGTGTGGTTGCAATAATTTTACTAGTTGTGATTGTTGGAAAACACCTATTCACCAAAAAGACAAGGTTTCCACTTTGTCACCAAAATTGATGTGTTTGATATCTTTACtgtttaatttgattttgatgattGTGTGTGGTTGCAATAATTTTACTCGTCGCGATTGTTGGAAAACACCTATTCACCCCCCTTTAGGTGTTATTTGGCGTCATTAGGTGAATTTCACTAACAATGTTATATCTAATCTCATTGTTGTCATTACTACTTGATGCGAGATTCATACTTAACTGACTTAACCAACTACACCACTTACACTTGAATATTCTAAGAAATCTCCCATTTCACTTGTGAAAATGCAACTACACGGCTATCCTACCCCTTGAACAGAAGCCTTTCTCAATCCAATATGATTTTTAGTTCATACTAAATGTTTCTTTAagttccccctccccctcccctccTGTGTTATCCTTATGTTGTTTGCTTTATCTTAAGTATGTTGGCTATTAGGATCTGATTGCATTTGGTATGTGCTTGCTGAATTTGGCAGTTTGAGGTTCCTCTAAGAGTGAAAGGCTCAGAAGTGGAGGCTAGATTGACTTTTTCTTGGATCGGATGTTGCTTGAAAAATGTCTTGGAAGTCTGCTTTTGCTCGTTGTTGGCATTTTTACCCATGCATTAGGTAATTTAATACAGTTCTGGTCTCTTTTGCCACGCATGCTTTCATTTTCAAGGCACAATCTGGATTTAGAATTGGGAGCTTGTCTTTCTAGTAAGTACTACAGATATCAACAGTAAGGACGGCTATCTTAAAGGATTAAACTGATTTATCATTGCCCAGTTCGTGTCTATGCGTTTGATCTTGATTTTGTAAACTCCAATGTCATTGTTATGGCTACAATATCTCTCTTGCAAGTTCATTGCTTAGGATTGTTACCGATGATTGTAAAAGCAAATTGTGATGATTCAGAATGGAATAGCTAAACCTATCATATGAAATTGTACTTGACTTATGGTTTAGGTAATGCCTCAGATGGTATGGTCTTGGGATGTTATAATGGCTGGTCATGAAGCATTTTATACCCTATTGTCTAATTAGGCAGTTAAGAGAAAAGTGTTGCAAAAGTAAAGGCATCTCATAAAGGCAAACAAAATTTCCAGATGTAAAAACAATATCATACAGTAGTTCTTCACGATAATGGAAAGGTTGGGACTTGTTAGATGTGGAAACTGTTAGGGCCATTTAAATCTAGGAGATAGTTCAATACAATGTcatgttattatttttctcacAGATTGTCTTTTGTCACTGAAACATAGCTGTGAACCTGTAGGTGCATTTGTAGGGATAAACATTGGAACTGATGTTTCCAATCTGCCACCAGCTTCAGATATCGTTGCAATTCTCAAAGCCCATCAAATTACTCACGTGCGCCTTTATGACGCTGATTCTCACATGCTGAAAGCCCTGTCTAACAGTGGGATTGAGGTAATGGTTGGTGTCACAAATCAGCAAGTGTTAGGGATTGGAGAATCTGCATCAGTAGCGGCAGCCTGGATTAATAAAAATGTTGCAGCTTACTTGCCTTCGACCAATATAACGTCCATTGCAGTTGGCAGTGAGGTTCTTACCTCTATCCCTAATGCTGCCCCAGTTTTAGTTTCCGCTATGAATTACATTCATAAAGCCCTAGTTGCTGCAAACCTAAATTTTCAGGTCAAAGTTTCAACTCCCCAGTCCATGGACATAATCCCTAGACCTTTCCCCCCCTCCACTGCCACCTTTAATTCTTCATGGAACTCCACTATTTACCAACTCCTCcagtttttgaaaaatacaaaCTCCTATTACCTGCTAAATGCCTATCCCTATTATGGATACACGAAAGGAGATGGCATTTTCCCGATTGATTATGCTCTTTTCCGACCACTACCCTCAGTCAAGCAGATTGTTGACCCAAACACTCTTTTCCACTATAGCAGCATGTTTGATGCTATGGTGGATGCTGCCTATTATTCTATAgaaggttttaatttttctggAATCCCTATTGTCGTGACGGAGACTGGCTGGCCATGGTTAGGTGGAGCAGATGAGCCTGATGCAACTGTAGAAAATGCTGGGACCTACATTGATAATCTGATCCGACGAGTTCTAAATGATTCAGGTCCACCAAGCCAGCCAAGTATTCCTATTAACACTTATATTTATGAGTTGTTCAATGAAGATAAGAGGCCTGGGCCAGTGTCAGAAAAAAATTGGGGTGTGTTTTTCGCTAATGAGACGGCTGTTTATCCTTTGAGTACTTCTGACCGAATTACAGAAAATTCTTCTGCGGTTTTCTGTGTGGCAAAACCTGGTGAAGATTCTGATGCGTTGCGAGATGGCCTAAACTGGGCTTGTGGGCCAGGCCAAGCTAACTGCACTGCCATACAATCAGGGCAGCCATGTTATAACCCTGATACTCTTGTAAACCATGCTTCTTTTGCTTATAATGATTATTATCAAAAGATGCGTAGTCTTGGTGGAACATGTGATTTTGGTGGTACAGCGATGACCACCACAAGAGATCCCAGTGAGTTCTCATATCCTTTCTCTTTGTAATATCATGCATGTATCTAGGAAATCTTTCCAGATTCGTCTAAGCTGTGTTTACCATTAACTGATGTAAAGATTATAATGATGCCCTGTTGGTGGCAATACCTGCAAACTTGGATAGTagtcttcttggaggcttgtgTTAGTGTATATGATAAGAATAGAAATCCTTATCATAAATGAGGATTGGATTACCCTAAATTTAGTGATTTGATGAGGATTTATAGAGCTTACAAATGATTTGAATTTATTCAAATCCAATCTAATTCTATTCAATATCcttatcatatactctaacaGCTTTAACTGTCTATTCATCTTCCATCATctctttctgatttttttgttccttgATTCTGTTGGTGGCTACCACCTTTCAGGTTATGGATCCTGTAAATTTTCAGGAAGGTGAGA
Coding sequences:
- the LOC133877296 gene encoding glucan endo-1,3-beta-glucosidase 4, encoding MLLEKCLGSLLLLVVGIFTHALGAFVGINIGTDVSNLPPASDIVAILKAHQITHVRLYDADSHMLKALSNSGIEVMVGVTNQQVLGIGESASVAAAWINKNVAAYLPSTNITSIAVGSEVLTSIPNAAPVLVSAMNYIHKALVAANLNFQVKVSTPQSMDIIPRPFPPSTATFNSSWNSTIYQLLQFLKNTNSYYLLNAYPYYGYTKGDGIFPIDYALFRPLPSVKQIVDPNTLFHYSSMFDAMVDAAYYSIEGFNFSGIPIVVTETGWPWLGGADEPDATVENAGTYIDNLIRRVLNDSGPPSQPSIPINTYIYELFNEDKRPGPVSEKNWGVFFANETAVYPLSTSDRITENSSAVFCVAKPGEDSDALRDGLNWACGPGQANCTAIQSGQPCYNPDTLVNHASFAYNDYYQKMRSLGGTCDFGGTAMTTTRDPSYGSCKFSGSSNSSTSGGLTPAVALGPATNLIDGSSSSILQVLKLQHLLSATFFALLLL